The stretch of DNA AgatgttttgtcattttcaagAATCGCCcaaaagttttacaaaaaaaaaaaaacaaacggaaaatatttttagttgaGGAACCGAGAACGGGAAAATGTGAATCCTTTTTTTCATAGACGACCTAAATTTAGTAGCTCAACTAGCTAGTATGGAATGCTGTCATCCAACTTTATTTAGCAGttgaaatgtcaacaaaacagacCACTAATTAAATGCAAAGGCACaagaaatgatcaaaatacagaataaaagacaataattggcttttttttaaaacacaacatTAGGCACAATCTAATGAAAAAGCCAAGTCAAAACTTTGCAAAGATAACAATCAGATAACATGTCTTTGCAACACAAGCGCTTATTGTGAGACAAAAGCATTCTCATTCATTATATTGTGAAAAATATGTTCTATTTGAATTTGACTCAACCTATTCTAGAAGTTCTACTGCAAATGGAAGGCAAACAATATGTGGTTTAATTTAGGTTTTGAATaaacagtagtaatagtaaCAACAGCGCTCGCCACAAAAGTACTTAAAAAGCATCAATGCCTACATTTTTAGAGCAGgagttgggaacctttttgacagaggcaTAAACGACtcagattttcaaatgttaatcCTAAGAGGGCCATATTGACAATATAGAAGTAAACATACATGATAATGTGCGACATTAAATCACTGGCTGTACTTGACGCCGATGGACGTTCAAATCCattttcccagtcaaaatggacttggacgtctatccacgtcaatggcagccagcaaATTCCATGAGCCTTACCCTAGACTTACCGGTTTAACACTATGGCCTCTCGCTAAAGTTTCCTCCGGCTTCCTCTTTGTAAACGTGAGCGCCGGCTTCTAAAGGTTGAGTCGGAAGGTCCTCAGTCATCCCCGCCACGCTTCCGAGCAAGCCGCTCACAGCGCTCACTCCGTCCTCCATTTCTCCCTGAAAGTCCACCTCTTCCACTTTCACTCGGCCGCCCACGGAGAGGAACGCGTCCACGCCGTCCAAGCGGTACGCGTGCGCGTCCTCCCGCGGGGCGGCGGAGGACGCCGACCTCTGGCACCTGGCTTGATGGCGGAGGAAGCTATCCCGCCAGATGATTAACTTGCCGCAGACGCCGCACTCGTGCGGCCGGAGGGCGCCGTGGGTTTTCAGGTGCTTGGTGAGGTGGTGCTTCATCTTGAAGGACTTGTTGCAAAAGGGGCAAGCGAAGGGGCGCAGGTTGAGGTGCTGCATTTTCACGTGACGGTCGCGCATGCTCTTCAGCGTGAAGGCCTTGCCGCAGTGGCACAAGTGGACTTTGCCCGCCGAGCTGGCGCCGCCCGCCGCGGcgtgggaggaggaggacgacggcGTCGGGGGGGAACAGGGAGGAAGGGGGACGTGGCGGGCGGAAACGGCGAGGGGCGAGGCGTCGGGCGCCACGTCGGGGGACGGCCAGCCGCTCTGCGAGGTGGCGAAGTCGGGCGACGTCGGCAGCGGGGGCCTTTGGGGAACTTCTCCCATTTCGTCATACGTTTCCGCGTCGGGACAACGGAGCGCCGGTTCGGCTTTAGCGAGCACCTCCACTTGGTGCGCTCTGGACTCTGTCGCCGACCAGGCGCTCGCTTGCCACAGACCTCGGGTTAAAATGGCGGAAGGCTCTCCCAAAAGGCTTTCCGCTATGGGCCAGGGAGGGACGGCGGACGGCTGCGATTTGTCTCGGACGTCCGCCAGACTCAGCCTCGGCGCGGCTCGTCCAGAGTCTTCATTGGCCGATAAATCGGCCCGCGAGTCCCCTGAAAAATTGAACAACAGAGTCTACTTTAACTGCggttgatggcgatagacgtctaattcaaGCTTCACAATAGGACAATGAAGGTGCTACACTAGCAcgtcattgttttattttgttttttgtccatAATGGTAGCAAACTggttttaaaaatgtgcttCTGTGGTTTCGGATTGCGCCAAATGTACTATACCCGTTTGCGTAAAGCCTTCCTTCTTCCCCGCCGCCTCTTCTCCGACACCTTCGTCGGCTTCCAGCTCCCTCCTCTCCTTCTTCCGCAGAGTTTCACCACCCTCGCGGCCCAAGTTCTTCTCGTGCAGACACCTGGCCTTCTGCTTGAACGTCTCCCAACTGGGGCCAGCTTGAGCGAAATGTCCGCTTTTGCCGCGGCACGCGTCTTCGTAGCAGGCCTCGTCGCCCTCTGCGTACGAGAGGGAGTCGACTCGTGAGTCGGCCGACTGTTGCAATAAGGTGGGCCGCGAACTCCCCCATCTTGACAACTGCTGCGGGCGCCTCCAGGTCGCCAAGGGAGGGAGCGCGTCAGGTTTGACGTCCTTTCTCCTCCCCTCTCTGTCCAAGTACAAGCAGTCGGTGCTGCTCGGCGACTGCCGCCTGGCCTGAAGCGCGGAGGTGTCGGGTTGCGTCGCCTCCGCGGCGGGCCGGGGTCTCTTCAAAATCTCGGTACATTTGTCCACTATGTGCCACATCTGCAGGAAGCTCGCCACCGTCACGTAATTGACGATGTCGTCGTGAACGATGCTCAGCTGGCCCGTGTACGCCGAACTCAGCACGCTCTCAAAGGCCACCGGGTCCATGACGGATGGGAGGGAGACCATGGTCACGTTTTTCAGCAATACCTACAAAGGCCACATGACATAAATGAGCAAAATGTAAGACGACAGATCCTAGTTTCGAGTCTACCTGGTCGTGAAAGTACGGCGACGATGCGGCGAGCACGCAACGGTGGGCCTTGAAAACTTTTCCTTGCACGTGAATGGAGAGATCGCACAACCTGCCCTCCTCTCGTTGCCGATTCAGATTGTCCAGAACGGCCGCGCGCGCAGATGGGAAACACACCTGCACTGTCAAGGCAGGCGGAACGGAGCTCGGGTCCATGGTGACGTCTTCCTATTGgctaagacaaaaaaagagtttGTGGTTGTTAATAAACAGTGTGTGAATGAGCAGCCGTATTTACACTGTCACTGAATGACAAGTACACCCACACGCTGTATGCACTCAAACTAGAGCCAgtaatggaaaataataaaatgagaaaatagaCACCCTATCATTTTTTCACACTAATTTCAGAACACAATTAGGTCTCCTGAACGTACGTGATTGTACAACCGTTCACAGCCCTTCCCATTTCAAATATAAGATGTGTACCGGCGTCACTGGCAGACAAGTAGATAAATTATGGCAAAACAATAAATCAGAGACATTAGTTTGTTCATTTGCTTCCTGAATTACAGTATTGTGAGTGGTAATGACAAGTTTACAGCTCAATTTTAGGGGAACTCTGGTTCGTCTCTTAGTGATAggcaatgaaaataagtttttaaaaacatgcatacaCAGTAAATAAACAAGTAGTGCAACTAGCAACAATAGCTAACTAATAGCACTTAAATGTTCGAAACTTGTACTTGTCACGGTTAAACGGCGTTGCTAATGAGCAAAAACCCCATTTGACGATTTATGGAAGTCGACATATTGCGACTTTCAATCAGGTCATTTTTAATTAGCTTCAAACAATATTTAGTTTGGACTAAATCCCACTTACCTGCGCGTAATTTTGCGCTTTTATTCGGAACACGTCACCTCTCCGGGCATGCCCAAAACACCCATTAGTCACAACGTGTGAAATGTTTGCTTTGTTGGTGTTGCGTCAAGAAACGAACGAAACACGATGCTAACAAAAATTAACAGCAGCTGTGTGTGTTTACGTCGCTGATTCGCTGATGCTAAGCGGCTAAGCTAAAGGGCACAAAATTATCCAATATTAACGCCGTTTAGAGTTAATTATCCAATTGACTGCCTTTTAATCTAATATCGTGTAATTGTCTCCAAAGTGATTAATTTATTTCACAACGAGCGTCCGAGAGACGCCATGTAACGCTTGGGTCTAACACAAGATGGCGCCTTTTGTCATCTGGTCCTGCGATGGATTTTAAAGGGCCAGTTCACCTTTAAATCCCAGCATTAGAATTGTCTAACGAGTCCTTGGGGGTCTTTTTTATGATCCTAAACGAATTAGACGTGCGAAGGACTACATCGGTGGTTACCGATTGAGCGAGATTCGTGGAGAATAAGAGAGTTTGGATTACAAGCAGCTGCTACCGCTGACTGTTGCGCGTCTGGATTTACCGCAGTACATCTGCAGTATCAACAGTGAGCAGCAGAGGAACTGCAGCAAGCACGGCGATCGCGCCAAGGACGTCCTGCATCTGTCGCGGCTTAAGCTTTCCGCTTCATCTGGCCGACCATGGATTTATTTGGGCTCGTGCAGGGTGACATGAAATGCCAGCGGCCCCGAGGATTTTCACTGACCGGCAAAGGCGTCTTAGATAGCTGAGGATCCTTGGTTATCCTCACGCTCTCATCGTGGGATCGGGACGACACGTTTGCCCTCTGGACGATAAGTAGGCGATCCCGTTCGGGTGACCATTTCTATTGCTGGGGGGAAACGGGAATGGTTTTGATGAGATTAGATAAATGATGTCCTGATGTCAAATGTCAGCCCAACAAGCTCAGGGAAAAGCTAATCCAATCTCAAGGTGAAACTTTGGAGGACACTGCGAGTCGTCGCATGAATTGGAATGTAACGCATGCTTTTTTGTAAACACCCTCGGACCTTTAGCAATAATTTTTTGCAATAAGCACCAGATCCGGTGGAAACTCTTGACTTGAGCCAAAGAAGTGGACTTCAGTTACGTTTTGCACATTGTATCACTGCTAGAGCTATTCCTAACTAGAATGCACTTTATCGGAACATTGGATTAATCGTTGAAGAAGAACTCACGCAATCTGAAACTGTGCCATGCCTGGGATGCAAATACTCGTCTTTTTAGTCTCCTGCGCATTGCTGGGTGAGTTTCTATCTTATTCGAAAAAGCCCAGAGCGAACGTTACCCCGCCATAATCTGCGCTTTCACGCCGACAGCGCACCGGGGCGACGGAGCGTGCGCGGAACCGGACTCGGACACCGAGGCGGTGGTGGGTCATGGCTTCAAACTGGGCTGCATCTCGTGCAAGAGGAGAAGCGAGGTCAAAGCCACCGCCACCGTGGAGTGGTACTTCAAGCCTAAAGGGGACGTGGATTTTGTGCAGGTGAGAGGATTTGCCGGAGGCCGTAAGATAGCGGGCGGCTTTGCCAGGGTGTCTAATCAATATCTGCGAAATGCGGCAGTGTTGACCTGATGCGGTCGTCTGTTAGCgctgggtgaaaaaaaaatgaaaatgccatgAGTTCTGCGGATCATAGTTCTGGACACTAGGCCCGCCAAAATGATATGGAACTTTCTATAGATATTTTCGGCATAACGAGACCCGTTACTGCAATGTACATTTTGGCCAGCAGGTGGCGCCCAAAATGCAACAACTTGCTATATTGATGGGATTCCATGATATATTAATAGCACCAATCGGCCACAAGATGTCCCGATTTCCACTTCTCCGTGCCAACCGTACGTCATCTATgcaatacattgaaaaaaacgCTAACCACATAATCCACTAGAACAAAGAACAACATTCTTTCAAATATCTATATTACTAAATTGATCCTCCATATTATGTTAATTTCTTACATTTGAGCAAAAAACGATGTACGCTACTATGCTACTGGCACTCCTGAACATTTTTACACCCAAATcttcgtaaaaaaaaatcttatctaAACACAAACTACGCAAGGACCAACGTGGGAAAGAAATACAACTAACAACTTTGTCATCAGATCTACTCCTACAGCGAAATGGGCCCCACGATCGAAAACGAGCACTTTATGGATCGTCTGGACTGGAACGGGAGCAAGAGAAGCAACGACATCCAAGACGCGTCCATCTACATTCTCAACGTCACCTTAAACGACTCGGGCACGTACCGATGCTTTTTCAACCGCATCCTCGCCTACGACAGCTACGAGTACACCACTGTGGTCAGTAAGGTGGTCTACCTGACCGTGGTGGAAAAGGGTACGCCGTGCCATTCGCTAAAAACACAGTAGCGCTTGTTTCGTTGCCGTGTTTGCCGACGCGAAACTTTCTTTACTTGCAGCTACCCGAGGTACGGCGTCCATCGTGTCGGAAGTCATGATGTACGTGTCCATCATCGGCCTGCAGGTGTGGCTCCTCATCGAGATGATATATTGCTACCGGAAAATATCGGCGGCCGGCGAGGAAGCTTTAAGAGAAGCCGcgtaagtatttttttcctaagCTAATTTTTCCACAATACTCAATATCCTTCaatgcctgaatttacattgAACTTCAACTCCAACCAGCCGTTTATCGATAAGCTTATCGCTAGTAAACGTCCGATACATTTCCACTGGGAGGTTGGTGGCGAATGAATGTGCGTTCATTCTCTCTATCtacgtatatatttatattctaaACTGGTGTCACAAACCTGTCAAACCTCCATTTTCCCTGCAGGAATGCAGAATATTTAGCGATCGCCTCTGAAAGTAAAGACAACTGTGCAGGTGGGCAAGTAGGAGAATGACAAAGGTATGTTCAAAA from Stigmatopora argus isolate UIUO_Sarg chromosome 21, RoL_Sarg_1.0, whole genome shotgun sequence encodes:
- the zbtb22a gene encoding zinc finger and BTB domain-containing protein 22 is translated as MEEDVTMDPSSVPPALTVQVCFPSARAAVLDNLNRQREEGRLCDLSIHVQGKVFKAHRCVLAASSPYFHDQVLLKNVTMVSLPSVMDPVAFESVLSSAYTGQLSIVHDDIVNYVTVASFLQMWHIVDKCTEILKRPRPAAEATQPDTSALQARRQSPSSTDCLYLDREGRRKDVKPDALPPLATWRRPQQLSRWGSSRPTLLQQSADSRVDSLSYAEGDEACYEDACRGKSGHFAQAGPSWETFKQKARCLHEKNLGREGGETLRKKERRELEADEGVGEEAAGKKEGFTQTGDSRADLSANEDSGRAAPRLSLADVRDKSQPSAVPPWPIAESLLGEPSAILTRGLWQASAWSATESRAHQVEVLAKAEPALRCPDAETYDEMGEVPQRPPLPTSPDFATSQSGWPSPDVAPDASPLAVSARHVPLPPCSPPTPSSSSSHAAAGGASSAGKVHLCHCGKAFTLKSMRDRHVKMQHLNLRPFACPFCNKSFKMKHHLTKHLKTHGALRPHECGVCGKLIIWRDSFLRHQARCQRSASSAAPREDAHAYRLDGVDAFLSVGGRVKVEEVDFQGEMEDGVSAVSGLLGSVAGMTEDLPTQPLEAGAHVYKEEAGGNFSERP
- the LOC144067029 gene encoding sodium channel regulatory subunit beta-1-like, with the translated sequence MPGMQILVFLVSCALLAHRGDGACAEPDSDTEAVVGHGFKLGCISCKRRSEVKATATVEWYFKPKGDVDFVQIYSYSEMGPTIENEHFMDRLDWNGSKRSNDIQDASIYILNVTLNDSGTYRCFFNRILAYDSYEYTTVVSKVVYLTVVEKATRGTASIVSEVMMYVSIIGLQVWLLIEMIYCYRKISAAGEEALREAANAEYLAIASESKDNCAGGQVGE